The following proteins are encoded in a genomic region of Aptenodytes patagonicus chromosome 13, bAptPat1.pri.cur, whole genome shotgun sequence:
- the GPR146 gene encoding G-protein coupled receptor 146: MWSCETLNNSTENSEDQHLCYDFHLVLSIFSLLYLIICFPIGLCYNGLLVLVNLYNKATMTMPDVYFVNIAIAGLIINALAPMYLLGLANTKWAIWNSNNEVYITLLILFNVSSLVTMYSTTLLSLDYYIERALPRTYMSSVYNTKHVCGFIWGGAMLTSFSSLLFYVCNHVSTKIIECSKMQNKEAADAIMVFIGYVVPAIAVLYALILILRIRKEATPLDQDTGRLDPSVHRLLIATVCTQFTLWTPYYVILLVSTFTNAQGRISDDNYSRILHFTKILSKFLAFSSSFVMPLLYRYINKNFPNKLRRLLKKIHCGNQGCSHERTVVQQVMT; this comes from the coding sequence ATGTGGAGCTGTGAAACCTTAAACAACAGTACCGAGAACAGTGAGGACCAGCATCTCTGCTATGACTTCCACCTTGTGCTTTCCATCTTTTCCCTACTCTACCTCATTATATGTTTCCCAATTGGCCTTTGTTACAATGGCTTGCTGGTCCTAGTTAATCTCTATAACAAAGCTACTATGACTATGCCAGATGTTTACTTTGTCAACATTGCCATTGCCGGTCTCATCATCAACGCTCTGGCACCAATGTACCTTCTAGGTCTTGCCAATACAAAATGGGCCATCTGGAATTCTAACAATGAAGTTTATATTACCTTACTTATTTTATTCAACGTCTCATCTTTAGTTACCATGTACTCTACTACATTACTCAGTCTGGACTACTACATTGAACGTGCTCTACCTAGAACTTACATGTCAAGTGTGTACAACACCAAACACGTTTGTGGATTCATATGGGGTGGTGCCATGCTTACAAGTTTTTCATCTCTCCTGTTCTACGTCTGCAATCACGTATCCACTAAAATAATTGAATGTTCCAAGATGCAGAacaaagaagcagcagatgcCATTATGGTCTTTATCGGGTATGTTGTACCAGCTATCGCTGTACTGTATGCACTTATATTAATCTTGCGAATACGCAAAGAGGCTACACCACTGGATCAAGACACTGGACGATTAGATCCATCGGTGCACAGGCTTTTGATTGCCACAGTCTGTACACAGTTCACGTTATGGACACCCTATTATGTTATTCTCTTGGTAAGCACATTTACTAATGCACAAGGAAGAATTTCAGATGACAATTACAGTCGAATATTACATTTTACCAAGATTTTATCAAAATTCTTGGCTTTCTCAAGCAGCTTTGTAATGCCTCTGCTCTACAGATACATTAACAAAAACTTTCCCAACAAATTACGACGTTTGCTTAAAAAGATACACTGTGGGAATCAAGGGTGTTCTCATGAACGCACAGTAGTGCAGCAAGTTATGACGTAG